Proteins encoded within one genomic window of Trichoderma asperellum chromosome 2, complete sequence:
- a CDS encoding uncharacterized protein (BUSCO:EOG092D1ZZP~TransMembrane:1 (i42-60o)): MDFDMLQARLGEIARATSSNFQKLPGSAMIVRYIQSSYQNDPVRSAIELVLVLFFIRYLMSPSYSTHKQNFVKLQEGEIEELIDEWTPEPIVADRTAVEEIENERLPVIVGPTGPKVKLSNGRTAFNLASYNFYNFNSNEQIKEKAIQTLRTYGVGPCGPPQFYGTQDVHEKAESDIASYLGTEGCILYAQTFSTATSVIPTFCKRRDVIIADAAVNYSIRKGLEISRSNVRWFKHGDFNDLERVLKAVANEQAKSGKLTRRFVVTEGFFEITGDVTDLPRLVELKEKYKIRIILDETWSFGVLGRTGRGLTEAQNVDPQQVDMIIGSLAGPLCAGGGFCAGSKDVIEHQRITSSAYTFSAALPAMLAMTTSESLKLLQSNPDILVQCRESIRALRAQLDPRSDWVVCTSSVDNPILLLVIKPEVVNARRLTADDQEKILMECVEESLANGVMITRLKTRPYANAIAANDWTLQPALKICVTSALSKKDIEKAGITIRHAITKIMTKRSNKAI, encoded by the exons ATGGACTTCGATATGTTGCAGGCTCGCTTAGGCGAGATTGCTCGCGCAACATCTTCGAACTTTCAAAAGCTTCCCGGGTCGGCTATGATCGTACGATATATCCAATCCAGCTACCAAAATGATCCCGTTCGATCCGCTATTGAACTGGTCCTTGTCCTGTTCTTTATTCGCTATCTTATGTCGCCTTCATACTCGACTCACAAGCAAAATTTTGTCAAGCTGCAAGAAGGC gagattgaagagttAATTGATGAATGGACCCCGGAGCCAATTGTGGCTGATCGGACGGCTGtagaggagattgagaatGAGAGACTTCCGGTTATCGTCGG ACCGACTGGCCCGAAAGTTAAACTATCCAACGGACGGACGGCCTTCAACTTGGCTTCGTATAACTTCTATAACTTCAATTCCAACGAACAGATCAAGGAGAAAGCAATTCAAACTTTGCGCACATATGGCGTTGGCCCTTGTGGCCCTCCTCAGTTCTACGGCACGCAGGATGTTCATGAAAAGGCAGAGTCGGATATTGCGTCGTACCTTGGCACAGAAGGCTGCATTCTCTACGCACAAACATTCTCGACTGCCACCAGTGTCATTCCCACCTTTTGCAAACGTCGCGACGTCATCATTGCCGATGCTGCTGTCAATTACTCCATTCGTAAAGGCCTAGAGATTTCAAGAAGCAACGTCAGATGGTTTAAACATGGCGACTTCAACGACCTCGAGAGGGTGCTCAAAGCCGTTGCAAATGAACAGGCGAAATCTGGAAAATTAACTCGTCGATTTGTCGTCACAGAGGGCTTTTTCGAGATAACCGGTGATGTCACCGATCTACCTCGATTGGTTGAGCTGAAGGAAAAGTATAAGATCCGAATCATTCTTGACGAAACATGGTCTTTTGGTGTATTGGGACGAACCGGACGTGGCCTTACTGAGGCACAAAATGTAGATCCACAACAGGTGGACATGATCATTGGGTCACTCGCAGGTCCCTTGTGTGCCGGAGGTGGATTTTGCGCAGGATCTAAAGATGTGATTGAGCATCAACGAATCACCTCTTCCGCTTATACCTTCTCTGCAGCCCTGCCAGCCATGTTGGCTATGACTACAAGCGAATCACTGAAGCTGCTACAGTCGAATCCTGACATTCTTGTTCAGTGCAGAGAGAGCATTCGGGCCTTGAGAGCGCAACTTGATCCACGTAGCGATTGGGTTGTTTGCACCAGTTCAGTGGACAATCCTATTTTACTTCTAGTAATTAAGCCCGAAGTTGTCAATGCAAGGAGGTTGACTGCAGATGACCAAGAAAAAATCTTGATGGAGTGCGTCGAAGAG TCGCTTGCAAATGGTGTCATGATCACACGACTGAAGACACGGCCATATGCGAATGCCATAGCAGCAAACGACTGGACACTCCAGCCAGCCCTTAAAATTTGCGTTACCTCTGCGCTTTCTAAGAAGGACATCGAAAAAGCAGGTATTACAATCCGACACGCCATTACGAAGATAATGACAAAAAGATCAAATAAGGCTATTTAA
- the RHP54 gene encoding DNA repair protein rhp54 (BUSCO:EOG092D0E6G) yields MKVIAPPRPSSKDKNYGRSNYQASKSQNLDTLRKPFKCPAPANAVSTSDRPVRKKRKVDYRGADENEGTSIDTSYDGNGHQTPSLPKFPVFQVKDKNLVFRKAFSIPLKDKSQGEYGSSRPPPTLGLRRGAVFVPRPLHDPSGEFAIVLYDPTVDAKPEITQENVIQKEVEPSKLDAPIVHKSLAEILGIKKQVEKDHPKVPVVIDPKIAKCLRPHQIEGVKFMYKCVTGLVDEKAQGCIMADEMGLGKTLQCITLMWTLLKQSPSAGKSTIQKAIVVCPASLVKNWANELTKWLGPNAINPFAIDGKAPKEELKRQLRQWAIASGRSVTRPVIIVSYETLRLNVEELKHTKIGLLFCDEGHRLKNADSNTFNALNDLNVSRRVILTGTPIQNDLTEYFALTSFANPDLLGSRLEFRKRFEIPILRGRDADASEQERQRGDECTSELLGVVNKFLIRRTNDILSKYLPVKYEHVVFCNLAPFQLDLYNYFITSPDIQALLRGKGSQPLKAINILKKLCNHPDLLNLADDLPGSEKCFPEDYVPKEARGRDRDIKPWYSGKMQVLDRMLAKIREDTNDKIVLISNYTSTLDLFERLCRERQYGCLRLDGTMNVNKRQKLVDRFNDPNGDEFIFLLSSKAGGCGINLIGANRLVLFDPDWNPAADQQALARVWRDGQKKDCFVYRFIATGTIEEKIFQRQSHKQSLSSCVVDSAEDVERHFSLDSLRELFQYRPDTTSDTHDTFKCKRCKPDGRQFIKAPAMLYGDTSTWNHFVNSQLQPIQDLLLRQEYAGSEVSAVFQYISH; encoded by the exons ATGAAAGTGAT TGCACCACCCCGCCCATCGTCGAAGGACAAGAACTACGGCAGGTCGAACTATCAGGCTTCAAAATCCCAGAATCTCGATACACTTCGCAAGCCATTTAAATGCCCTGCACCAGCGAATGCGGTATCCACGTCAGACCGACCTGTccgaaaaaagagaaaggtaGACTACAGAGGAGCCGATGAAAACGAAGGAACAAGTATCGACACGTCATATGACGGCAATGGCCATCAAACGCCTTCGCTGCCAAAATTTCCAGTCTTCCAAGTGAAAGATAAAAATCTCGTCTTTCGAAAAGCGTTCTCTATTCCTTTGAAAGATAAATCCCAAGGCGAGTATGGTTCATCAAGGCCTCCGCCGACCCTTGGGCTTCGACGTGGAGCCGTATTTGTCCCTAGGCCTCTACATGACCCATCAGGCGAATTCGCGATTGTTCTTTACGACCCGACCGTTGACGCGAAGCCCGAAATAACCCAAGAAAATGTGATCCAAAAAGAGGTTGAACCCTCGAAGCTTGATGCCCCGATTGTGCATAAAAGCCTTGCTGAGATTCTCGGAATCAAGAAACAGGTGGAAAAGGATCACCCTAAAGTTCCGGTCGTAATCGACCCCAAGATTGCCAAGTGTCTTCGCCCACATCAAATTGAGGGAGTCAAGTTCATGTACAAATGTGTCACGGGGCTTGTCGATGAGAAGGCTCAGGGATGCATTATGGCTGACGAGATGGGCCTGGGAAAAACGCTCCAGTGCATTACTCTCATGTGGACATTGTTAAAGCAATCTCCTAGTGCCGGAAAATCCACCATCCAGAAAGCCATCGTTGTGTGCCCAGCAAGTTTGGTAAAGAATTGGGCAAATGAGTTGACAAAATGGCTTGGTCCTAATGCTATCAATCCATTTGCCATTGATGGGAAGGCGCCAAAGGAAGAATTGAAACGCCAGCTTCGTCAGTGGGCAATTGCTTCTGGCCGATCCGTCACACGACCAGTTATTATCGTCTCATATGAGACTCTGAGGCTTAAtgttgaagagctcaagCACACCAAAATCGGCCTCCTATTTTGCGATGAGGGGCATCGTTTGAAAAATGCAGACAGCAACACATTTAATGCTTTGAATGACCTTAACGTATCTAGACGAGTTATTCTCACCGGCACACCTATTCAAAACGACCTGACGGAATATTTTGCTTTGACCAGTTTTGCCAACCCAGACCTTCTCGGGTCGCGATTGGAGTTTCGAAAACGATTTGAAATACCCATCTTGCGTGGGCGAGATGCCGACGCGTCGGAGCAAGAACGCCAGCGCGGAGATGAGTGCACATCTGAATTACTTGGCGTTGTCAATAAATTCCTAATTCGACGAACAAACGACATCCTTTCTAAGTATCTCCCGGTCAAATATGAACATGTGGTTTTTTGCAACCTAGCTCCGTTTCAGCTCGACCTGTATAATTATTTCATCACAAGCCCGGACATCCAGGCCCTTCTTCGTGGCAAGGGCAGCCAGCCTCTCAAAGCTATCAATATTCTAAAAAAACTCTGCAACCACCCCGATCTCCTAAACCTTGCAGATGACTTACCCGGCTCGGAGAAATGCTTTCCAGAAGACTATGTCCCCAAGGAAGCTCGAGGGAGAGATCGGGACATCAAGCCCTGGTATTCGGGGAAGATGCAAGTCCTCGATCGAATGTTGGCAAAGATTCGAGAAGACACAAACGACAAGATTGTGCTTATCAGCAATTACACGTCTACACTAGATCTCTTTGAACGTCTCTGCAGAGAGCGCCAATATGGATGTCTACGGCTTGATGGAACAATGAATGTAAACAAACGACAAAAATTAGTTGATCGTTTCAATGATCCAAACGGAGATGAGTTTATCTTTTTGTTGAGCAGTAAGGCAGGTGGCTGTGGCATTAATCTTATTGGCGCAAACCGTCTTGTCCTCTTTGATCCTGATTGGAATCCCGCGGCCGACCAGCAAGCTCTGGCACGAGTTTGGCGAGATGGTCAGAAGAAAGATTGCTTTGTTTACCGCTTTATTGCCACGGGCACCATTGAAGAGAAGATCTTCCAGCGGCAATCTCATAAGCAAAGTTTATCTTCGTGCGTGGTTGACTCTGCTGAGGATGTGGAGCGCCATTTCTCTCTCGACAGTCTTCGAGAGCTCTTTCAATATCGGCCTGATACGACTAGCGACACTCACGATACATTTAAATGTAAAAGGTGCAAGCCCGATGGCCGACAATTCATCAAGGCCCCTGCTATGTTGTATGGTGATACAAGCACCTGGAATCACTTTGTCAACTCTCAGCTGCAGCCCATACAGGATCTGTTGCTAAGACAAGAGTATGCCGGGAGTGAAGTGTCAGCTGTGTTCCAGTACATATCGCATTAG
- a CDS encoding uncharacterized protein (TransMembrane:3 (o6-24i45-67o87-105i)), translating to MSADFWAGYLSGVVGIVVGNPLDIEKVHQQTRRHATGRPYSQSSVAFMKGTAAPIFGYGALNALLFVSYNRSEAMLKKAASTQDAGWVTWTAGAMGGLAVWIVSAPTELIKCRAQISNPATSSWTIFKQILRTDGVKGLYHGGVVTALRDSIGYGFYFWTYELAHHYWPTAQKRDGDTASGQRETSKVLLCGGIAGIATWASVFPLDVIKSRLQTQQHSYQPATSAAASVFTYRGIASKKRDGAWQIAKDTYREGGIRPFFRGLSICSVRAFLVNAIQWAVYEWIMSEMNMSNKHAGLLPEA from the coding sequence ATGTCGGCCGATTTCTGGGCCGGCTATCTCAGCGGAGTAGTGGGAATTGTAGTAGGGAATCCTCTTGACATTGAGAAAGTGCATCAGCAAACAAGAAGGCATGCTACCGGAAGGCCATATAGCCAGAGCTCTGTGGCCTTTATGAAAGGCACTGCCGCGCCAATTTTTGGCTATGGGGCTCTGAATGCGCTGCTATTCGTTTCATACAACCGGTCGGAGGCAATGCTGAAAAAGGCGGCCTCGACACAGGATGCCGGGTGGGTTACTTGGACAGCGGGAGCAATGGGTGGTCTTGCTGTATGGATTGTCAGCGCCCCGACAGAGTTGATCAAGTGCCGAGCGCAGATATCAAATCCTGCCACATCAAGCTGGACGATATTCAAGCAGATATTGCGTACAGACGGTGTGAAGGGCCTCTACCATGGCGGGGTCGTCACAGCGCTGCGGGATAGCATCGGCTAtggcttttatttttggaCGTATGAATTGGCTCATCACTATTGGCCTACTGCTCAAAAGCGTGATGGCGACACTGCCTCTGGGCAGCGAGAGACATCAAAGGTCTTGTTGTGTGGTGGCATTGCAGGGATTGCCACTTGGGCCAGCGTTTTCCCTCTCGACGTCATCAAGTCGCGGCTTCAAACACAGCAGCATTCTTACCAGCCTGCAACAAGCGCTGCTGCATCAGTTTTTACGTACCGTGGCATAGCGAGTAAGAAGCGAGATGGGGCATGGCAGATCGCTAAAGACACTTACAGAGAAGGCGGGATTCGTCCCTTTTTCCGCGGCCTGTCTATCTGCAGTGTCAGGGCATTTCTTGTCAATGCCATTCAGTGGGCTGTATATGAATGGATCATGAGTGAAATGAACATGAGCAATAAACATGCAGGATTATTGCCAGAGGCTTGA
- a CDS encoding uncharacterized protein (BUSCO:EOG092D13KG~TransMembrane:7 (o20-39i361-384o424-445i452-474o494-523i535-555o575-594i)): protein MPRLLSTALSLRRDPRLLRIPPYVSAFCIAIGVVWLLLLPLDDYSRRTYVSENALLPGQVHTYFGGSEQHIFRAFRHEVDLLADKNNYEVNDKLESILTGFGVKVGRQNYTYHSAGQIYTGENVYGILQAPRGDATEAIVLVAAWKSIDEQLNRNGIALVLTLARYFKRWSLWSKDIILLLPPDSTTGTQAWVDAYHDAHDFKHIAPLPLKSGALQGAIAIDYPHEQRYHELHIIYDGTNGQLPNLDLINSIVNIAGGQMGIETTVQQMTGHTDSYQDRLQTMLRGMLYQGLGYPTGPHSSFIPYHVDAITLQPTGEGWHDEMAMGRVVEGSFRSLNNLLEHLHQSFFFYLLMQKNRFVSIGTYLPSAMLLAANFTIMAIFLWVKSGQPTAKDVGTGKQQSDGLERKGDAAPSSWSPLTVERNLLSPLTFVAICHSISAIPLFLFNHLGINTLPLAFLIFSVTSTVLPAIFSFAAASLQKPTPQYFQLTKSFSLLILGVSLATLSTLNFSLAFLVGLLASPLTFIRPTDSAATRWFFAALLILTSPPIVILSTAWTSGVTLTEVLKAASLGWNVWGMYTPIIIWCMWWPAWLIGMTNTLSPISNI from the exons ATGCCGCGACTGCTTT CCACAGCGCTGTCATTGCGTCGCGACCCTCGGCTGCTAAGAATTCCTCCATACGTATCTGCTTTTTGTATTGCCATTGGCGTTGTTTGGCTCCTTCTTCTACCTCTGGACGACTATTCGAGGCGAACCTACGTATCAGAGAATGCTCTCTTGCCTGGACAAGTGCATACCTATTTTGGTGGTAGCGAGCAACATATATTCAGGGCCTTTAGGCACGAGGTCGATTTGCTTGCCGACAAGAACAATTATGA AGTCAACGATAAACTAGAATCGATCCTGACAGGCTTTGGCGTCAAGGTTGGCCGACAGAACTACACCTATCACTCGGCCGGACAGATATATACTGGGGAGAATGTGTATGGTATTCTGCAAGCCCCTCGTGGGGACGCGACAGAGGCTATTGTGTTGGTGGCTGCATGGAAGAGCATAGATGAGCAGCTTAACCGGAATGGTATCGCGCTTGTGCTCACGTTAGCTCGCTATTTTAAAC GTTGGTCATTATGGTCGAAGGATATTATCCTTCTTTTACCTCCAGATAGCACAACAGGAACACAGGCCTGGGTTGACGCTTATCATGACGCTCATGATTTTAAACATATTGCACCGTTGCCACTCAAATCCGGTGCACTACAGGGAGCTATTGCGATCGATTACCCCCATGAGCAGCGATATCACGAGCTTCACATTATTTACGATGGCACGAACGGACAGCTGCCTAATCTCGATCTCATCAATTCGATTGTCAACATTGCGGGAGGTCAGATGGGTATTGAAACCACCGTGCAGCAGATGACTGGCCATACGGATAGCTATCAGGATCGACTTCAAACAATGCTCCGTGGTATGCTATATCAGGGCCTTGGATATCCCACTGGCCCCCACAGCAGCTTTATTCCCTACCATGTGGACGCCATAACTTTACAGCCTACTGGCGAAGGATGGCAtgatgagatggcgatgggtAGAGTTGTAGAGGGATCTTTCCGAAGCCTAAACAACCTTTTGGAGCATTTGCATcaaagcttctttttctatcttcTCATGCAAAAAAATCGCTTTGTCAGCATTGGCACATATCTCCCCAGCGCCATGCTGCTGGCTGCCAATTTTACTATCATGGCCATCTTCCTCTGGGTCAAAAGCGGACAACCTACCGCGAAGGATGTAGGTACAGGCAAGCAACAAAGTGATGGATTGGAACGAAAAGGGGATGCCGCGCCATCCTCCTGGTCTCCTCTTACAGTGGAACGGAACCTTCTCTCACCTCTTACTTTTGTTGCGATATGCCATTCCATCTCTGCAATCCCTTTATTCTTGTTCAACCATCTTGGCATAAAT ACCCTGCCATTGgcatttttaatattttccgTCACATCTACTGTCCTTccagccatcttctctttcgctGCTGCCTCACTTCAAAAGCCAACTCCGCAATACTTTCAGCTTACAAAATCTTTCTCGCTGTTAATTCTAGGTGTATCCCTTGCGACCCTCAGCACACTCAATTTCTCCCTCGCTTTCCTTGTCGGACTTTTAGCAAGTCCTCTCACCTTCATTCGGCCAACTGATAGCGCAGCTACCAGATGGTTTTTTGCAGCATTGTTGATATTAACCTCGCCGCCTATTGTTATATTATCAACAGCGTGGACTAGCGGCGTCACTCTGACTGAAGTCCTCAAAGCAGCCAGTTTGGGTTGGAACGTGTGGGGAATGTATACACCAATTATCATCTGGTGTATGTGGTGGCCAGCTTGGCTAATTGGTATGACGAATACCCTTAGCCCCATTTCTAATATATAG
- a CDS encoding uncharacterized protein (EggNog:ENOG41~TransMembrane:1 (i21-40o)), which produces MALFRTPARPLFTPHVLHSRQLQNVIIIASCLILLLFFIYRHKQPAPAEFLPYQTYPQTDDFTHNTVTDFFPRSISKGINSTEDICSSFPKHVLSRIQPVLKTGHGDNKERLDAQMDSTSACFTPDELIIFSDLDEDIRNHRAIDILADLPSSHYNATTFKMWGEYLSQKEMQRNGTLDTEAQTEHINGWALDKFKFLPMMERAWAMKPNRDFYVFYETDTYIFWDNLFRFLQMYNPDANVYIGSPSPGRRDPKRRDQGTLFANGGPGYIISRGAMKTLLQRTTGLFGEYTDEPLSTKFSYLNHDDECCGDSVLGWVMWEQGIPMHGHFPMFSPYALHEIPFNDQHWCQPLITLHKTSPKDMVDLFSWEFNQRKSDVSHILWFFIPGAHEEIHVVVELIGV; this is translated from the exons ATGGCCCTTTTTAGAACTCCTGCGCGGCCACTCTTTACACCTCATGTGTTGCATAGCCGACAACTACAAAATGTCATTATAATTGCTTCTTGCctgatattattattattttttatataccgTCATAAGCAGCCTGCGCCTGCTGAATTCTTACCATATCAAACCTACCCGCAGACTGACGACTTCACCCATAATACGGTGACCGATTTTTTCCCCAGGTCTATATCCAAGGGTATCAACTCAACAGAAGACATTTGCAGTTCCTTTCCGAAACATGTTTTGTCACGAATACAACCAGTTCTCAAAACCGGCCATGGAGATAACAAAGAGAGATTGGACGCGCAGATGGATAGCACTAGTGCCTGCTTTACGCCAGATGAGCTGATCATCTTCTCAGACCTCGACGAGGACATTCGAAATCATCGTGCTATTGATATTCTTGCCGACCTGCCAAGCTCTCATTATAATGCTACCACCTTCAAGATGTGGGGGGAGTACTTGTCCCAGAAAGAAATGCAAAGAAATGGTACTTTAGACACAGAGGCACAAACGGAGCATATAAATGGATGGGCACTCGACAAGTTCAAATTCTTACCGATGATGGAAAGAGCTTGGGCTATGAAGCCTAATAGAGACTTCTATGTCTTTTACGAAACAGATAC ctatattttttggGATAACCTATTCCGTTTCCTTCAAATGTATAATCCAGATGCAAATGTATACATTGGCTCACCATCTCCCGGTCGCCGCGATCCGAAACGAAGAGACCAGGGGACTTTATTTGCCAACGGAGGTCCTGGATACATAATTAGTCGGGGCGCTATGAAAACACTATTACAGCGCACGACTGGTCTATTTGGAGAGTATACAGACGAGCCGCTCTCGACGAAATTCAGTTATCTAAATCATGATGATGAGTGCTGTGGTGACAGCGTCCTGGGATGGGTAATGTGGGAGCAGGGCATTCCTATGCATGGTCACTTCCCGATGTTCAGTCCTTATGCCCTTCATGAGATTCCTTTTAATGATCAGCATTGGTGCCAGCCACTGATAACGCTACATAAGACATCTCCGAAGGACATGGTTGATTTGTTCAGCTGGGAGTTTAACCAACGGAAATCCGATGTAAGTCATATTCTTTGGTTCTTCATACCTGGCGCACACGAAGAAATACATGTTGTTGTGGAACTAATAGGCGTATAG
- a CDS encoding uncharacterized protein (EggNog:ENOG41): protein MSVTLVALPTVQRLSPRCIRILGGNPGKFALQGTNTYLLGTGHWRILIDTGEGRPSWIQSLKETLSQENATVKAAVITHWHHDHTGGIADLVNAFPEVKIYKNSPEVGQLALQDGDSFTIDGATLTAHHTPGHTKDHMAFTLAEEDAMFAGDNVLGQGTAVFEELATYLRSLSKMKTLFSGRVYPGHGPVVENGLEKINEYIEHRRQREEEVLRAMTAGNASSSSDTWTAMAIVKTVYKDVREDLHEAACGGVLQMLAKLEQEGRVKQTKDGWQLQDTKSLM, encoded by the coding sequence ATGTCTGTTACGCTTGTAGCCCTTCCTACGGTGCAGCGTCTAAGCCCGCGCTGCATCAGGATCTTAGGCGGCAACCCAGGCAAATTTGCGCTGCAGGGCACCAATACTTACTTGCTCGGTACTGGCCATTGGCGTATTTTGATTGATACAGGAGAGGGCCGCCCAAGCTGGATACAGTCGCTCAAAGAAACGCTCTCCCAAGAGAACGCGACAGTGAAGGCGGCAGTCATTACACACTGGCATCACGATCATACTGGAGGCATTGCAGATCTTGTTAATGCCTTCCCAGAAGTAAAGATCTACAAGAATAGTCCGGAAGTTGGGCAGTTGGCTCTTCAGGATGGCGATAGTTTCACAATTGACGGCGCAACCTTGACGGCTCATCACACTCCCGGCCACACAAAGGACCACATGGCGTTCAcgcttgctgaagaagatgcaatGTTTGCGGGCGATAATGTGCTTGGGCAGGGCACTGCCGTGTTTGAGGAATTAGCAACATATCTTCGCAGCCTGAGTAAAATGAAGACGCTCTTTTCCGGGCGGGTCTATCCAGGCCACGGACCTGTGGTTGAGAATGGCTTGGAGAAAATTAATGAATACATAGAGCATCGCCGTCAGCGGGAGGAAGAAGTTTTGCGAGCAATGACGGCAGGTAATGCTTCCAGTAGCAGTGATACTTGGACGGCAATGGCTATAGTCAAAACGGTATACAAAGACGTGCGTGAAGATTTGCATGAGGCAGCCTGCGGAGGGGTTTTACAGATGCTGGCTAAGCTGGAGCAGGAGGGAAGAGTCAAGCAGACTAAGGACGGATGGCAGTTGCAAGACACTAAGAGTTTGATGTGA